The nucleotide window GAGCGGGATATAACCCTGTAAATATTGATGCATGACTTGGAGTTGTCCAAGAAGCAGGAGCAATTACGTTTTCGTATGAAATAAATCCTAGTTTCTTTAGTTCCCCCTCTAATGGCTTGGCATAGTCTTTTCGGAGAGTGTCAATAACTATAAAGATTACGTTTGGGTACTCTGTCATCTGTACATCTCCTCCATTTCTCCTCCATTGTTTGCTGTACTGTTTTTCAATTTTAAAACTTAACATTCTAAATTTTGTAAATAGCTACATCTTGGCTTGAATATATTTTATTTGAAGTCCAAAGTCCCTCGAATATAGATTTGTTATAAATTGGAAGGTAATAAAATTCTTTTATTGTCCCCAAGTATTTCTGATTTATAACTAAAATTTTCTTTTCCCTTACACTTGTTTTTCCAAGATAAGCATAGGCTTCTCTTTTTGGGAAATTAGATATTTTCTCTTCTCCCCTGAATGACACTTCATTTATATTTTGGTTAATTAATCCAAGAAATAAGAGTGCCCGATACTGATCGGAGTAGATCTTCAGGCTGTCATACCTGTATTCAGCTATCCACTTTCCCCCAGAAATCTCACTGAGGCTCCAGTACGGCCCGTCAACCTTTTCAAGCCACATGGGTGGCTTTGGATCATTTGCGATTACTAACGTCCAACCCGAAGTAAAGATAAAATACACAACTAAGAAAACTCCAGCAATTTCTACACTATTTTTCAGCGGGAGCGTATGCCTGTTTTTGCTGAGGTTGTTCATTATTCTCTTAACTGAGTCAAACCCAATTAACAAATAAGGGGCAATAAAAAACTGTGTCAAGTGGTATAACCTATTTACGTTCATTCTGTTTGAAAAATACGGCACGACAATACCCGCAATATCGTAAGCAAAGAAGGCAAAAGATAAGGCGTAGAACTCAAGGTGTTTTACCTTTCTGCCCCTGATCAGGCGGTTGAGCACCGTTAGAACACCTATTGAAATCAACCCCTGAGCGAAAAGATTTATCAACTTTGCGATTTCTCTCATGAAAGTCATCTTGGCAACAATCAGCTCAAGACCTTGTGAATATTGCGGATTAAATAAATCTTTGAGCATCAGGAGGGTCTGGTATCCAATAATTACCAAATTGTTGAACTGGAATCCCCCACCAACATATGCATACCACAGTAGTGTAACCACCCAGAAAACTGCTATTAGTTTATTGCTGATCCTCTGCTCGTTCTCAAGCACTCGTATAAGTGGAAGTGTGAGAAGTGCAAACATTGTTAGGTATGCGGTTCCGTAGTGTGAAACTGCTAGAGATGCTAAGAACAAGATCAAAAACAGGGGATTTATTTTCCTTATAGTTGCATAGGCGAGGAGAGCCAAATAGACCTCAACAATCATCATCCTAGCAAGTGCCATATTACTAACAAAGAACTGAAAGAAAAACATGAAGAACAGCACTGAAAGCTCAGCCCAAATTTTATTCCCTAAGAGCCTTTCATACGCCTTTAAGAGTATAACCGGAACCAGAGAGAAGACCAAAGGGTAAATGATTTTAAAAATTGGAACTATCCACATATTTAAGATTAACGAATATACTGGGCCTAAGATATTGACACTTGCAATTGTATTATATTGATCGTAAGTTGAAATGCTCCAAATCCCCCTAGCCAAAACCAAGTTAGCGTAATAGTACTCCCCGTTTATATCGTATCCCCAGATATAGTTCCAAGACACCCCAAAAACAGTAGACCACATAAGAGAAATAGCAATCGACCATATTGCAAAAGTTCTGTTAAAGTTTTTAGATTTAAGAAAAACCAGTGGAGTGAGCGCTATCACGAAATAAAGGAGGAGCAATCCACTGTTATCCCCGTAATGGCTGAAAAGGTAAGCACCAATGAGAGACCAGACTGGCAGAAGGGCAAAAAATAAGTCCCACTTTGCTATCCTGATCTGCCTTCTGGTGTTAAGCATTGGCACTGTCCTAGCCTGCTCCACCGCAAGTAGCCCTAAGGTAACTACGTTAAATGTCAGGAGAATCGGGAGGAGGGTTATCGGTTTTTCAACCCCAAGAAGCGGATACACAAAATTTGCAAAAATCCCCATAAGCATGACAACCGAGATACTGAGGGCAACACTCAGAAATATTTTTTCTGAAAAACTTTCCAGCCTAGTTCTGAAAATTTTTAAAAGGAGATACCCAGGGAAGAATGTCAGGGCAATAAATCCAAAAATCTGCCTAGCTAACGGTATGTGGACGCCTAGATAATCCGCCAGTATTGCTGAGTTTAGCCCCAACAAAACTGACATGGTAATTATCAGCGATTTCCTGTCCATTTAGCCCCACTCCACATGTGATACTACCGAAAAGCCTTTTAATATTTTTTGACAGAAATGAGAGGGGATGTACGTGAATGCTCCGAGGGTGTCTATAATTATCTTGAACTGGAATGGCTGGAAAGATACAATAGAGTGTTTAGAGTCGCTTTATAGAATTACCTATCCCAATTACGATGTTATTGTTGTTGACAATGGATCTAGGGATGACTCTGTTCAAAAGATAAAAGAGTATGCCGAGGGAAAGATTAGGGTTAATTCAAAGTTTTTTGATTACAATCCGAACAATAAGCCAATTAAGGTTTTTGAGATTAATGAGAGTGAAGCTAGGCAAGGGGAATTTAATAAGCTTGTTTATGAAAAATTTGATCCTAATAGACGAATGATTTTGATCAAAAACAATAATAACTATGGCTATGCTGGTGGGAACAATGTTGGGATAAAATTTGCTTTGAGTGTTTTGGATCCTGGCTATGTTTTGCTTTTGAATAATGATACTGTGGTTGATCCAAACTTTTTAACGGAGCTTGTTAAAGTTGCTGAAAGTGACGAAAAGATTGGGATTGTGGGGCCAAAGATTTACTATTATGATTATAAGGGGAGGAGTGATGTAATAAGCTTTGCCGGGGAAGAATTAATACTTTGGAAAGGAACAGCTGTTAGATATGGGGAAAGGGAGGTTGATAGGGGGCAGTGGGATAAGCTACGAGTAGTGGATAAAATTGAAGGATCTTGTATGCTAATTAAGGGAAAAGTCTTAGAAAGAATTGGATTATTTGATGAAAAGTTTTTTTGTTATTGGGAAGAAACTGATTTATGTTTTAGAGCTAAACGAAAAGGCTATACTTTAGTTTATGTTCCAAAAGCTAAGATATGGCATAAAATAGCATCTTCCAGCGGAGGAACATTAAGACCCTTTTATATTTATCATATGACTAGAAATAGGATTTGGTTTTTAATAAAAAACGAACTGTATAAATCTTTAAAAATTAACTTATTATATGTTTTTATTTGGGAAATATGGTTTAGGTTTCTTACATATTTAGTATATTATAAGAGACCTAGTCTATTTTCGTTTTACATGCAAGGGATTTTTGATGGGATCCGTAGAAATAAAAAGTTTTAGGAGGGAAGTTTAATGAGAATATCACTAATAACAACTGTGAAAAATGAAGAAAACTCAATTAGAGCATTTCTAGAGTCAATACTACAACAAAGTAGGCCCCCCGACGAATTTATAATTGTAGATGGGGGATCTACGGATAAAACTGTAGAAATTTTACAGGAGTATACTCCATTATTCAAAAGGAAAAACATTATCTATAAAATCATAGTCAAAAAGGGCGCTAATATAGCTAAGGGTCGTAATATTGCTATAAGCAATTCTTCAGGAGACATTATTGCATGTACAGATGCTGGATGCGTTTTATCTAAAGCTTGGCTAGAGGAAATTGCTAGGTCCTTTGAACAAGATCCTTCAGTTGATATTGTAAGTGGATGGTATGAACCATTAGCGACATCCAAATTTGAAGAAATTGTAGCGGAGATTACGTATCCTAAATTAAAGAAAGTTTTACGCAATCCAAGTAAGTTTTTACCTTCGAGCAGATCCATAGCGTTTAAGAAAAAATGTTGGAAAAAAGTTGGAGGATATCCAGAGTGGTTATATACAGCAGAGGATACTTTATATGATATACTTCTTAAAAGGGCTGGTTGTAAGTTTGTATTTAATCCAAATGCAGTTGTTTACTGGAAAGTTAGGGAAAATTTACGTAAATTATTTCGACAATATTATAATTATGCAAAAGGTGACGGAGAAGCAAATTTGTTCTTTTGGAGATATTTCTTAGTTTGTTATTTCCCTATTATTGCTATACTGATTTCCTTAATATATTGGAGAACCAATAATGTGTCTCCTCTGCTTCTTGGGATAATATATTTAACCGGACTTATTAGTTATTTGTTTGGTGAAGTAATTTACAGAGGAGGAAGTGTTAGAAAAATACTAGTAAACTTACCACTTGCTCTTATTATTGAGATAACAATACTAGTTGCAAGAACTATAGGGTACACTTATGGATTTCTAAAAAGATTTAAATATAAAAAAACTACAAAAGAATTGACCCGTCTATAAGATCGTTGATGAGACTAATAATATATGCTTTAATTTTCTTACCTTCTTTAACTTTGGGTTTTTTTCGAACTTTGAGATTGGAAATTACATACTCAACTATTGCCCTTGGATCTCGCGAATGAAATATCTCTCCTTTCTCTATTAAATATTTATCTATTGCAAGTAATTGCTTCCCTGGAAAGAATGATACTGCCAAAACACCAAGTAGAGCAGCTTCACGTGCCATTGTTCCAGACCCTGTCAAAACTGCATTAGAATAATAAGATAGGTCCAGACCATTTAGCGGTTTTGGAGGAATATAAACTTCAAAACCTCGTGATAATGCTCTTTCTGCCTTGTTTCTGGGAAGATAAATTATGTTAACTCCCTCTTTAGTAAACATGTCAAGTAATTCTGGGACAATTGACTCTTTCTCTAAAACATAATGGGAAGCTAGGGATTCTGGCCTCAAGACTATGTACTCCTCAAATGGTACCTTACTTAAGAATTCCGGATCCGGAACATAATCCGATATTGAAACATGCTCTTTAATTCCGGGGTAAGTTAATATGTCTTTCCCAAAGAATCTTGAAAACTCGTCATAGGCAATTTCAGGAACAAGTACATATTTTGCCAACTTTTTAACTCTATTTTCTAATCTCTGAAATATGCTCTGGGGGGCATTAAGTTTAACGTCGTTGTCTAGAATTATTATAGATGTCTTCCTCCGTAAATATGCGCTAGGTAGGGGCATAACATTTTCCATGGTTACAACGGCATCAAATTTTGGAGCAGTAGCCGTGAGAAGAGATGTTCTCAATCCAACTGATAGCGCTTTTTTTATGGGATCAGCAAAGTCACTTAAAATAGGCTTAACTTGGAAACCTAATGAGCGCAATAACTCTGGAACTTCCCCACGTTTCCAGCAGGTTAAGTATATCTGATATTTATGCTTAAGCTCTGAAATTATTGGCTTAAAAAATGGTATCTCTGCAGTATTTGCAATATCTATCCATACCCTATGTGCCATTAGACAACCCTCCTTAAATTAACTATCTCAAGCATTCTCATCCTGCTAGCTGAATCGTCTAAGCCTGTCCAGTATTTTGGCTTCGTCTTCCTTTGAGGGCTTGGATGGAAGAAGCTCCCTCGCGCCGTAGGCGATGTAGATAACCCTCCTCGGCTTATGTCTCCTCATTAGATGCTCTCTTATCCCCAATGAGTCAGCGACCACAACATCAGGTAACTTACATGATAAATATTCCATCAAATACATGTAAATCATTGTAGCTAAATAAATTGGAAATAAATAAAATGGCACAAAATAGCTCCTCTTTATTAAACGCTTCCATTCCACACCATCTGGATTCATC belongs to Pyrococcus abyssi GE5 and includes:
- a CDS encoding DUF2206 domain-containing protein, yielding MDRKSLIITMSVLLGLNSAILADYLGVHIPLARQIFGFIALTFFPGYLLLKIFRTRLESFSEKIFLSVALSISVVMLMGIFANFVYPLLGVEKPITLLPILLTFNVVTLGLLAVEQARTVPMLNTRRQIRIAKWDLFFALLPVWSLIGAYLFSHYGDNSGLLLLYFVIALTPLVFLKSKNFNRTFAIWSIAISLMWSTVFGVSWNYIWGYDINGEYYYANLVLARGIWSISTYDQYNTIASVNILGPVYSLILNMWIVPIFKIIYPLVFSLVPVILLKAYERLLGNKIWAELSVLFFMFFFQFFVSNMALARMMIVEVYLALLAYATIRKINPLFLILFLASLAVSHYGTAYLTMFALLTLPLIRVLENEQRISNKLIAVFWVVTLLWYAYVGGGFQFNNLVIIGYQTLLMLKDLFNPQYSQGLELIVAKMTFMREIAKLINLFAQGLISIGVLTVLNRLIRGRKVKHLEFYALSFAFFAYDIAGIVVPYFSNRMNVNRLYHLTQFFIAPYLLIGFDSVKRIMNNLSKNRHTLPLKNSVEIAGVFLVVYFIFTSGWTLVIANDPKPPMWLEKVDGPYWSLSEISGGKWIAEYRYDSLKIYSDQYRALLFLGLINQNINEVSFRGEEKISNFPKREAYAYLGKTSVREKKILVINQKYLGTIKEFYYLPIYNKSIFEGLWTSNKIYSSQDVAIYKI
- a CDS encoding glycosyltransferase family 2 protein yields the protein MYVNAPRVSIIILNWNGWKDTIECLESLYRITYPNYDVIVVDNGSRDDSVQKIKEYAEGKIRVNSKFFDYNPNNKPIKVFEINESEARQGEFNKLVYEKFDPNRRMILIKNNNNYGYAGGNNVGIKFALSVLDPGYVLLLNNDTVVDPNFLTELVKVAESDEKIGIVGPKIYYYDYKGRSDVISFAGEELILWKGTAVRYGEREVDRGQWDKLRVVDKIEGSCMLIKGKVLERIGLFDEKFFCYWEETDLCFRAKRKGYTLVYVPKAKIWHKIASSSGGTLRPFYIYHMTRNRIWFLIKNELYKSLKINLLYVFIWEIWFRFLTYLVYYKRPSLFSFYMQGIFDGIRRNKKF
- a CDS encoding glycosyltransferase family 2 protein: MRISLITTVKNEENSIRAFLESILQQSRPPDEFIIVDGGSTDKTVEILQEYTPLFKRKNIIYKIIVKKGANIAKGRNIAISNSSGDIIACTDAGCVLSKAWLEEIARSFEQDPSVDIVSGWYEPLATSKFEEIVAEITYPKLKKVLRNPSKFLPSSRSIAFKKKCWKKVGGYPEWLYTAEDTLYDILLKRAGCKFVFNPNAVVYWKVRENLRKLFRQYYNYAKGDGEANLFFWRYFLVCYFPIIAILISLIYWRTNNVSPLLLGIIYLTGLISYLFGEVIYRGGSVRKILVNLPLALIIEITILVARTIGYTYGFLKRFKYKKTTKELTRL
- a CDS encoding DUF354 domain-containing protein; its protein translation is MAHRVWIDIANTAEIPFFKPIISELKHKYQIYLTCWKRGEVPELLRSLGFQVKPILSDFADPIKKALSVGLRTSLLTATAPKFDAVVTMENVMPLPSAYLRRKTSIIILDNDVKLNAPQSIFQRLENRVKKLAKYVLVPEIAYDEFSRFFGKDILTYPGIKEHVSISDYVPDPEFLSKVPFEEYIVLRPESLASHYVLEKESIVPELLDMFTKEGVNIIYLPRNKAERALSRGFEVYIPPKPLNGLDLSYYSNAVLTGSGTMAREAALLGVLAVSFFPGKQLLAIDKYLIEKGEIFHSRDPRAIVEYVISNLKVRKKPKVKEGKKIKAYIISLINDLIDGSILL